The Flavobacteriaceae bacterium 3519-10 genome includes a window with the following:
- a CDS encoding thiol:disulfide interchange protein tlpA: MTFIKKNIFSIIAIAFVAVLYLFPSVKLKIKDLFFPVAAIENAVTLQDSDYDLQLKGINVASTNLKNLKGDKLVFLNFWGTWCPPCREEWPTIEKLYQARKDKIDFVLIAMQDEEEKVVKFMKENNYTAPVYIAQSPISKNILPKAFPTTFLLTKDGRILLKEDSSKDWNSKSVNDFIDNVTK; the protein is encoded by the coding sequence ATGACCTTCATTAAGAAAAATATATTCTCCATTATTGCCATTGCATTTGTGGCGGTGCTCTATCTGTTTCCATCCGTGAAACTTAAGATCAAAGACCTGTTTTTTCCTGTGGCTGCGATAGAAAATGCGGTCACGCTGCAGGATTCTGATTATGATCTGCAGCTTAAAGGTATTAATGTGGCCAGTACCAACCTTAAAAATCTGAAAGGGGATAAGCTTGTTTTCCTCAATTTCTGGGGAACCTGGTGCCCGCCGTGCCGTGAAGAGTGGCCAACGATTGAAAAGCTTTACCAGGCGCGTAAGGATAAAATAGATTTTGTGCTGATTGCGATGCAGGACGAAGAGGAAAAAGTGGTGAAATTTATGAAAGAGAATAACTACACGGCGCCGGTGTATATCGCGCAAAGCCCTATCTCGAAAAACATCCTGCCTAAAGCGTTTCCTACCACTTTTCTGCTTACAAAAGACGGCCGCATTTTGCTGAAAGAAGATTCCTCAAAAGACTGGAATAGCAAGTCGGTGAACGATTTTATAGATAATGTCACCAAGTAA
- a CDS encoding tRNA delta(2)-isopentenylpyrophosphate transferase, which yields MKNLISTVGTTGIGKTKLAIALAKHFGTEIVSCDSRQFFREMNIGTARPTDSELAEVPHHFIGNLSVEDYYSVGQFEKEALKKIDELFLQNKVAVMVGGSMMYEKAVIEGLNELPEADENNQKKLDDIIAAEGITALQKILLDLDPEYYGTVDQNNSRRLLRAIDIIWQTGKSYTENIASQVSDRDFNVIRIGIQAPRETVYERINQRVDRMIDEGLLEEVRGLIPYRNLVSLQTVGYSELFKYFDGDWTLDFAVEEIKKNSRRFAKRQLTWYRKETNIHWVRFENAVEESLSLLKNLNIKP from the coding sequence GTGAAAAATCTTATTTCAACTGTAGGCACCACCGGAATCGGTAAAACAAAACTTGCAATTGCCCTTGCAAAACATTTCGGAACGGAAATCGTCTCGTGCGATTCGCGGCAGTTTTTCCGTGAGATGAATATTGGGACCGCGCGGCCAACAGATTCGGAGCTGGCGGAGGTTCCGCATCATTTTATCGGAAATCTTTCGGTGGAGGATTACTATTCAGTGGGGCAGTTTGAAAAAGAAGCCTTAAAAAAAATTGATGAGTTATTCCTACAGAATAAGGTAGCGGTGATGGTTGGAGGCAGCATGATGTATGAGAAAGCTGTGATCGAAGGACTTAATGAACTACCTGAAGCCGACGAAAACAATCAGAAAAAACTCGACGATATTATTGCGGCTGAAGGCATCACCGCATTGCAGAAAATTCTGCTGGACCTAGATCCTGAATATTACGGAACCGTTGACCAGAATAATTCGCGACGGCTGCTGCGTGCTATCGATATTATCTGGCAAACCGGGAAATCCTATACCGAGAACATCGCATCGCAGGTTTCAGACAGGGATTTTAACGTGATACGCATCGGAATCCAGGCGCCGCGCGAAACAGTATATGAACGCATAAACCAGCGCGTGGACCGCATGATCGATGAGGGTTTGCTTGAAGAAGTCCGTGGTTTAATTCCATACCGGAATCTTGTGTCGCTGCAAACGGTGGGCTATTCGGAATTATTTAAATATTTCGACGGCGATTGGACTTTGGATTTTGCCGTGGAGGAAATCAAGAAAAACTCGCGCAGGTTTGCAAAACGCCAGCTAACGTGGTATCGCAAGGAAACCAATATCCATTGGGTACGTTTTGAAAATGCCGTAGAAGAATCCTTATCTTTGCTCAAGAATTTAAACATTAAACCATAG
- a CDS encoding Hydroxyacylglutathione hydrolase, producing the protein MLHIKQFAFNPFSENTYVVYNESNNAYLIDPGNFSDAETQTLAKFIADENLNIKNTLLTHAHIDHVLGLQWAYDTFNVPVILHEFEQEILDRNPLSAKQFGFFFKPFEGKTEYINENNRLLLDEDELKILFVPGHSPGSIAYYSEAQKLVISGDVLFEGSIGRSDLYKGNAGQLLESVRTQLFVLADETKVYSGHGNPTTIGFERNHNPFF; encoded by the coding sequence ATGCTCCACATAAAACAGTTTGCCTTTAACCCTTTTTCCGAGAACACGTATGTTGTTTATAATGAATCGAATAATGCATACCTCATCGATCCCGGAAACTTCAGCGATGCCGAAACTCAAACTCTTGCAAAATTTATAGCGGACGAAAATCTTAACATTAAAAACACATTGCTGACACATGCGCATATCGATCACGTTTTAGGTCTGCAGTGGGCGTACGACACCTTTAATGTTCCTGTAATCCTGCATGAATTTGAACAGGAAATCCTTGACCGGAATCCGCTGTCAGCCAAACAGTTCGGGTTCTTTTTTAAACCGTTCGAAGGGAAAACAGAATATATTAATGAAAATAACCGACTGCTTTTGGATGAGGATGAATTGAAAATCCTGTTTGTACCGGGGCATTCGCCGGGCAGCATCGCCTATTATTCAGAAGCGCAGAAACTAGTGATTTCGGGCGACGTGCTGTTTGAAGGAAGCATTGGCAGAAGCGATTTATATAAAGGAAACGCTGGGCAACTGCTCGAAAGTGTGAGAACCCAACTTTTCGTCCTCGCAGATGAAACCAAGGTCTACAGCGGACACGGAAATCCCACCACCATTGGGTTCGAGCGCAATCATAATCCTTTTTTCTAA
- a CDS encoding Thioredoxin has protein sequence MKKYWQLALTFDEYMQESKRRVTDTPRTDEYFEYYELGLHRMERTLKTFKIDEQMLETLKSKDFVGRILIISEPWCGDASATVPAVATFFEAAGIDVKVFLRDSDTSLIDQYLTNGTQSIPKILILDQDLSVKNVWGPRPEFGNQLLAKFKENEASYPREEFYNDLQVYYAKNRGRDAINEIINLI, from the coding sequence ATGAAAAAATACTGGCAACTAGCCTTGACTTTTGACGAGTATATGCAGGAATCGAAAAGACGTGTGACTGATACCCCGCGGACCGACGAATATTTTGAATATTATGAACTCGGGCTTCACCGAATGGAGCGAACGCTCAAAACCTTCAAAATTGATGAGCAAATGCTTGAAACTCTTAAATCAAAAGATTTTGTGGGTAGGATTCTGATTATTTCTGAGCCGTGGTGCGGTGATGCGAGTGCAACTGTGCCTGCAGTGGCTACGTTTTTCGAGGCGGCCGGAATCGATGTCAAAGTTTTTCTGAGAGATTCCGATACGTCATTAATCGACCAGTATCTTACAAACGGAACACAGTCTATCCCGAAAATTTTAATTCTGGATCAGGATTTAAGTGTAAAAAACGTTTGGGGGCCGCGCCCAGAGTTCGGAAATCAGCTGCTCGCAAAATTCAAGGAAAATGAAGCCTCTTATCCGCGTGAAGAGTTTTACAACGATTTGCAGGTGTATTATGCAAAAAACCGTGGCCGCGATGCCATTAACGAAATCATAAATTTAATTTAA
- a CDS encoding PPO candidate 1, which translates to MAQTASNMLELGTKAPFFELPNPSNSNEIQSLENLKGEKGTLVIFMCNHCPFVQHVIDILAELYEDYQDKGIEFIAINSNDAEKYPADAPDKMAEFQVERKFDFPYLFDESQAIAKAYNAACTPDFFFFDDKLDLIYRGQMDDSRPGNNKEVTGEDLIVAFENLLADAPQEETQLPSIGCGIKWKA; encoded by the coding sequence ATGGCACAGACAGCTTCAAATATGCTCGAACTCGGAACTAAAGCTCCTTTCTTTGAGCTTCCGAACCCTTCAAACAGCAACGAAATTCAGTCTCTTGAAAACCTAAAAGGCGAAAAGGGAACATTGGTAATTTTCATGTGCAACCACTGCCCGTTTGTGCAGCATGTTATTGATATATTGGCGGAATTATACGAAGACTATCAGGACAAAGGCATTGAGTTTATCGCGATCAACTCCAACGATGCTGAAAAATATCCGGCAGACGCGCCGGATAAAATGGCTGAGTTTCAGGTCGAAAGGAAATTCGATTTTCCTTATCTTTTTGATGAAAGCCAGGCGATTGCAAAAGCCTATAACGCGGCATGTACACCCGATTTTTTCTTCTTTGATGACAAACTGGACCTAATTTACCGCGGGCAGATGGACGATTCGAGACCCGGAAACAATAAAGAAGTTACCGGCGAAGATCTGATTGTGGCATTCGAAAATCTTCTCGCAGACGCACCACAGGAAGAAACCCAACTTCCAAGTATCGGTTGCGGGATTAAATGGAAAGCTTAA